Sequence from the Periplaneta americana isolate PAMFEO1 chromosome 5, P.americana_PAMFEO1_priV1, whole genome shotgun sequence genome:
attgtttGTTACCAAAACTTTTTATTCATTAatgacaaatgaagagtccactgcaaaaagggggaatgtcgaatgtattgcattttgtaggaaatgcaatttaaactttgacattcCCACTCTTTGTGTGATATGCCAATTCTTCAACATGATGTAGATCTGGAActatcatctttcttgcagtgcaacaaagtgtattatattctACCCCATTTGATCTATAATAtcgaaccttcatctcatttttcacaaatttacaatattccCCCATTTTGCAGTGCACTCTTCAAATGGTAACCATCActgataattctgtaggaccaaaaaattaatctttacatagatctaacattttaattgatataatttaaaatggagAATATGAAAATATTGTGAACGAATTGTCTGTGGAAATATGACATTGGACGAATTGTAATTATGGAAGCTTATTTTCTACTAAGTTTAAAAAACTGGATATCTGAAATGGTCGTAGAGACATCAAGAAATGTGTTACCAGTTATCAGATAAAAACAATATTGCAGGTTTCATAGCAAGTTCGTGATTGTATTTGGAAGACTGATGGTTTAATGATTTGCTTTGTGCTAATCTTAATGGTACAGAAATTGGAAAATGGCCTTAAATAAACCAGTTTTAGCAAAATTTGTTAGTAACAAATAAGATAAGCCATGGAGGATAGAAAATGTGGAAGGATGAAAGttattaaaaaaactaaataaattgaaCAGAGAAAGTTAAGAGTGAATAGAGATACTATATCAGCTGAATTCAGATAACTTACTGGACACTGTTTAATAGAGCACATAGTTAAgataaaattttttaattaatgtaagtactGTTATGACAGTGCAGCCCATATCAGGCTTTGGCTTCCTCAATTTTATTAACGTAACATTTGTAAGGAAGAAGGGAAAAGACCAAATAAAGATCTGTATAAAGGACTAATGAAAACTCTTCCCTTCCTTCTGGGAAAGAAACGGACAGAAGGGTTGCAGAAATGTGATGAAAAGACATGATATCGCAGGAAAGAATGATGAAGCGAGGTAGTTCATATATTTCAGCCCGTTATAGAAGACAAATTTCATAAACAAcagtattttcagttctttgtTATCTTTACTAGATATTGTACCTATAGATATTTTTAAGTCCATAGCTGTACTAATCTATGCTAGACGAATCCCAACAGCATTGAATGCTGATAAGAAGTGGGAAATTGTGTATTCGTAGAAGAAATAATTTTCTAAGACAAGTGCAAGAAGAAATCATTCTCAAAAAGTAAGAGAAGCTGAGTAGAGGAGTCCTACTTCAACAGAGGGTTTGCAACTGAAAGACTCTGGATTTGAACTCCAAATCTCAAACAGGActtaaaaggaaataaattcgAGAATGATAATGATATGAATGACTGGTTTCTGTCATAAAATTCTGAATTGaagcatagaaatgtttctggaCCATGTGAACAAGTATACCTCTTGAGTTGACGATTAATTTGAAAAACAATGAGTATCAATCAAATGTCAATGTTTCTATGATAGGCTAAAAACTTAAAtgcacagctgtggagtaacagcatgtctgaccatgaaattattaggcccaggttcaaatctagttggaacaagttacctggttgaggttttttctggagttttccctcaacccattaagagcaaatcctGGGCAACTGTCGGCACTGGATCCTCAagtcatttcactagcattatcaccttctttccactcaaatgctagataaccatagcagttgataaagcatcgtaaaataaaccaataaaacttAATCTTCTCTCTTATATTACAGAATAAGTAGTTCATTGTTATAGTTTTGATGATTTCCTTAATgtgattataaaaatattcattttactcatATGAATCTGCCAGATTGTATGTTTATACTATGATGTATAATGATCAAAGGCATCAGAACATTATAACTGGTACATTATGCTTTATATCAGTACATGAAATCACAATAAGGAAATGCAACTGTACTCTTTTAGTGACATTGATATTACACATTTTTGCAAATGCATATTTAGTAAAGTGAGGATTAGAAAATAATGCTAGTTTTACAGAATTCTTTTATTCCAGTTTTCTGACTTTGTGTCACCCAATTTCTCTTGCATCCAGTACAGCTTTGGAATGTTGACCACTGTTTCTTGTTTGGTTTGTTGGATAGACTTAGGAGAAGATCCCTTGTCATTCTGTTACCAATGTTATTGCAGATGGTAAATCTGTAATGCTGAGCGTGTGAAGTTGTGCTGCTCTGAACATAGCTATCTTGGTCCTTCTGTATGTTGTTTGTAAGAatcctttatatttttattaggtttgTTTTCTGCTATGTTTTTGTATTCCGATTTAGTAAAGAATTATCAAATTCGCTGAAAGAGAAATTATGCAAGTTTGATTTATAATGTTGGAGTTCACACTATGGGCTAATATAGGCTAAGTCTTAGATTTTAAAATATAGTGCTCAATGCTGATGCTAATGGAGGACTTCAATAGCTCAGAAAAAATATCAgtgaatttttttgtaatttcccaTTATGTCACAGATGCAGAAATATCTGACATTTTGGAGCTGTGTATTGCCTCCATCAGCAAAAGCAAGAAAGGTGGACTCTCTGTTGGATCCGCTACCAAGAATATTCTCCAGGAATGGACATGATTGTTTAATAGAGCATATATGCCTAGTTATGATAAGAATATGCAGAGACAATTAATGAAACATCTGTCAGGTAGAATGGAAACTAccaaataatcatcataatcataaaggATTCGTAGAAAACCTCTTTTTGAAATTCTGGAAAATAATTCATGATAACAGATTCCACATACAGGTTTTTTTCCACGTCTTCCTCGAACCGAAAACCAAAAAAATTCCAGGTGAAACTTCCATTTCTGTTACGTGCCACACATGAGAGAAAAAATGTAAGTCtgattgggggaaaaaaaaaacttaaaaattatagCACACCACTCTACACTGTGAAAGCTATAAACCCTCCTAAACCtcctacccccccccccccaaatatctTTCCTATATTATATGCATGGCTCCCACAAATGACCTTTTTAGTTTCGAACATATGTAACTTACGTTTAATGAAACTCGTATACTTAAACTGCATACCGATAGAAAGAGAAGCTCAGAAAATTTTCTTTTAGTACATCACATGTGGTAAGACTGTTGCataatatttattcattgttgaGACGAAATGGCTGCTATGGATGATAGAAAGCTTCCTATATCCTTGATTTTCATGTTAACCAGTCAGTTATTAGTGCCCAATGATATATCCGAACAAGGTTTAGTGGGCCTACAATTTGCAAGTGCTGATAAGATTTTAAGCTAAGGGGATGCATTTGTGTACGAAGAAATCAACCTGACGCCTGCTAGAAAGCGAGGAAACAGTTGAGTGTGTCTGTGAAAGTTTCTCACATAGTCCGCGAAGATCTACCATCAAAGCCAGCAGGGAGCTGCAAATACCTAAGTGGACTGTGTCAAAGAAAAGCTGAACAACAAACTACCAAATAGTTGGATTGAACATGCCTGTTGCAATGACCGTCAACTTGGACTCCATGTTCTCCAGGCCTGACAACCCTTGATTTTTTCATATGAAGTATGTTAAAGATAGTCTACATGCCACCCTTACCACAAACCATGCTTGATCTATGAGCTGAATTGCACAAGCCATTGCATCAATCGTTCGTGATATGCTTGAACATAGCTGGGAGGAACTCCACTATCGACAGGCTTGATGTGTGTCTTGTTATCAGGAAGCTCATACTGAACATTTTTCGGGTAagataaactttttgagtttctctttctattggTACCAGTTTTATTAAACGTatgttacatgtgttcgaaaccggaaagctCATTTGTGGAAGCCCTGTACTGTTGTCCAATGATTTTGTCAGACATTTTCACACACAATGATGATGTAATCATAATCTAGTGGTAGCACCATTATTTTTCACTACACGGATCCATGGTAAATCTTTGATAATAATCttaaacaaacctaacctataACTAATCCTCGACCTTACAAAAACTCATTTTTTCCCTGGATAATTGCAGCATTGCGATATGTACGCATTTCAAGAGACATCTGTCGGTTATAGTTCCAACAATTTTATGTGAAAAGTTTCTTTCTTTAGTAGAATTTTGAAAACGTAGTGTATGAAACGTGATATATACTGGTACATCATAATTATTTGTGCCGCTTGCATATTTGTATAGTTACTCCATCCCTCAGTTCCATTTCATCACGAAATAACTCAACAGGAATCAAAAACCCCGCATGTTGTGTGTAACCGAGATCGAAGATTCAGTTAATTGAACAAGGTGCTGAGGACTTCAATTGTTTGTGTTGCAACatgaacttaaaaaatataatacatacaaggtaaaggtaaaggtctccccgtaatatgccatgaaggcacttggggggcatggaggtagagccccatgctttccatgacctcggcactagaatgaggtggtgtggtcggcaccacgctctgaccgccttttacccccgggaaagacccggtactcaatttttatagaaggctgagtgaaccttgggccgttctgaaagtttggcaacgagaaaaaatcctgtcaccacctgggatcgaaccccggacctataTAATACATACAAGTTAATAGAAATTACAACACACATTCTTCATTGCGACAAGAATAAGAAATACAGATTTTGCTCCTTTACTAATTTTGATAATGTTtctcaaacaaaaaataaaagatcATAGATCATTATTAAGTTATATAGAAACCTGAAAGAAACATGTCTCGTAAATTGTGTGCTGCTGTTAAAAAACGATACCGTATAGCTTAAGTTATGAAAAGTATCACAATTATACAGTTTATCAGTCTTCTTTCATATGTTATCATGTATACCAATCATGCTGTGGAAGTTTGTATGTCCAGTTGTTACTCCTGATAACTTCTATTCCAGCACCATAATATGGAATGACATAATGAGATCCATCTGCTGGCCCAACAACTTGTGTAGCGATTAATATAATGTCCACCAACTGTCCTAAGAACATGAAGCCGAGGGTACAGAACTTAAGCAGGCCAATTGCTGGATAACCGAGATAAAAGCGGTCTGCTCCAAACATACCCAAGAAGATGGAGAGCAGCATTGCCGTTTCGAAGGAATATCCATTCctaacaacaaataaaaataacattagaaatCTAGAATCTGCTAAAAGGTTGCCCATACGTGATTACTTCCTTGTTTAAATTTTGATACTACTATACATTACATCATCAATGAACTTATGTCACAACTATAAGACTTTGAACCATACGATTTGAGTACCTCAAAGCGACTAAACTTCAACAAAAGTGCCAATAATGTTTTGGAAATTTAAGATCACAGCTTAATGTAGCCTAAACCTACTTGTACTTACGTCCATTTACATGGTATCTCGCGTTTGAAAGTGGAGTTTTTGGTTTCTGTACAGTTAATTCCTTCTGCCGCCCTGCATTGCACtagaaaaaatatcaaaattaataCTTCCTTGATACAAACAGACACGAATATGTATCACATCTATACGTATAATGTCACCTTTTGCCTTATTTTCTTTCGTGCATCCGTACGGTTGTTGAGTTTTTGGGTCTATGTAGTCATACGAAGGATCGGGGTCAGGACAAATGTATTGACCCATTCTAAGTGTACTACACTCAACATGATAATCAGCACTAATATGGACAGAATATAACAAAACCATTAAGATTATCACTGTGTAACACCAACTCGTCATCTTGTTTCACTATTATTCAGCTGTTATCGCCATTATACTTGATCAGCTGTAGTCAAAACGAGgaagtaaacaaatgaatatcAGAACTACCAACGTGATGTTTTATAGTCGGTTAGACTTAACAAATATTACTACTTACAtctttctgtgtaacaaactgcATATTATATACTTATTACAACATAATGTACATTTCATTTCCTCACAGGAAAACATTAACTCTTTTCACTGAATTGCGTGATACAAGTTCTCCAATAGTTGGCAATTATGAGATTTAATCATTAGTTCAGTTGATGTAAAGGGGTGGGTAAAATCAGAGAACTTATGAGCACTAATCCagtaataaagaaatgaaagttgaaaatacatataataattcataaatgTCATATGAATTTTTATTTGGCTATAGAAATACAGACAGCAAAATAACTGATGGAAACTAAAAAATAAACGGAGACTAATAGCGCCATGTATAATTCCCAGGTACGTGGGGAATTTTAGAACTATAGAATAACTAAAATGGCGGTGTTGGAGTTTAGTAAAGATGTTTAAAATTAGTTGtgatgttatttatatatagttatatggaatatggagcaatttatttgaataacaagcaatatttattattaggtcaTAGTGATGAAACTTAAAATCTTGCATTTATATGGTAAGTTTCTCTACAAGCGACTGGAAACATGCGCCGTATTGCCTATGTTCTTGTGCTGTTTGTAACCTGTCAATTTTATAAAACTGCTGTTAGTGACttgtttgtaatgtgtttgaaattaacATTATGAAAATTTTCGGGTGATTTAGAcgttatttttcatgtttatcatTACTGGATTATCAGTATGTTTAAGTGTTggttcattttttttaagtagacGTAACCGAAATTTTACTAATACACTTTACATGAGCTGAGAATATTCATAAACTGTTAAGCATTGAAAAGTACTATTCAGAggtttttgtgaatattttttacaGAAGAATGTGCAAAGACAGTTTAATGTTAAGAATGTAGATTTTGAGACTGACAGATTCTGCATCTTTAATCTACTTACAAGAGAGTACTGGAAGTCCACATTTCAACATTTAAGTATGTAATATGGATAAATACTGCTAAATTAGAAGTGCCTTCACTATCAATgttagaaaaaaacttttttcactTTCAAAGTCACCAGACGGAGGCCCAACTTACCTGTGTCCCGGAACTTAAAATTATCAATAAGGACTTACTGTCACTTGTGTTGTATAGCATACACGCTGTGTATTTACTCTGTGTACCTACCTCAACAAATTCAATACTATTGCTGCCGAGCTAATTTATACAGAACTTATAGACAAGTTGTAAGATGTAACTCTTGCTcagtaatattataatttctctCTTATCTCCTTAAATACTCTTCGTGTAGAAAGAGCAAGCCCTaccattaaaattataattaaatttgttaaattcCGATTTTTGCTTGCTATTGTAAACTTATCTATGGTTGTCAGATAATAATAGGGAtcgttattcaaatttattctctaGTAGCCTACTAACTAAATCAGAAACAATGTGAATATAACGAATTTCTTACAACCTCCAAACCTACTTACCACAAAACATAAGAAGAAAATGGGGAAGTTCAAGTAGCCTATtaaccagagccttctttagttacaagtcggggccatacgtcggcaacactgtaattaattgtcacccggaggctgaccgtacagtacacgtgtttgtgctaatgccgatttccaatgtaaattaatgttacaatataagtgtgtgtcgatggaattatgtttgcggtcgtaccaaacgttaattgttgatgtattataaactaaatgcgtgttggtgataaaaaaacaagacaataaatgaaaataaaatggttgcagtctttgggaatttttacggttatggatgacaaagtaattaactattctattaaatattaaatattgtataaccacatttttatattatttgtggtttgtgtgtatcagaattctagtcaaattgttggatctcgcctgctatatcaataaagttacgccgttggttttcaaagtcattgtaaacagctgttttgtgatcccataaatgttgcagttttgttgaagattcggaatgcctgctatatgtcagaactatctataatttgtagatgcatataatcactttgttggtttggtcaatgttacttatgtcccgcccactatagagatataggccaattttacacatatttagtataacttgttgcttctttgacaggttagatttggttagtttaggtttttgttatagcctaccttgcatatacgattatagcgcaacattggcagtgataaaagtgaaatattcgttcagtgggcgttggatactctacattcacccacttggtatttacaggatttaaagtccactgagtttacgctaattgatacatacatgtacttaatagataaagttgcgttttgttacgtattatgttgaagggatgtgttttcattttttcatagattgttttacttggcttaactgtatttacatcctcatacttttattataataggaatgtcaatagtttcttctgtttacattttattttaggcctatttgcataattcacattcttagcttgttttctgtagttatatttatttaaaattatattttaaaaagtttataacaaataatttaggataacagtattgttatggcgagtggccaggttcaaactaaatcTGGCTTCCTggatatatgaaatatttatagaaaagcacgacataatcacatgaaattaaaatgcatatgatatcctacacctttcatgtcagaggtgaaacaacattaagcggcaaaacattgtcaatttactagccacataatggttaatagATTGGAATAggatattgcgaaagtacgtcattattttatttatttttggtacaagtaacatttctttaagtattcatttattttcccttgtaccatcaataaaaaaacaagtaggcctatgtttttattttttttaaattataagtgtagttgtTACGAAACATAGGCACACAGCagtttctaggcatctgaaatatttgtagaaaaacacgatagataatcgcagaagataatattaaaatatatcctaaacctttcacagatgaaacaccattaagtcgctaaacattgtcaatttgctagccacaaatttgttaactgaatggaacttaagaatactgcgtaggaacttacgtctttattgcattattgattttattattttcggtgcaaggaatatcttttttatttatttatttaccttcgtactatcaataaaaacatgttttttgtaattattttaagtggcagcctttgtatgtaagtagcctacttacgccgtattctgaagtataactaattgattgcaataaaacactattttcgaacccgtaataatttacatcactactctgaatcttgatcttacctttgtgcatgaagtaatattgaaaaaatacgcgttacgtataactaaagcaatgagcaaacacaatatcactcttaaaaaaaaaatgaaataccaacacttcaaaaacaaaaatatatcgaAATATATCGCAATTACCAATCACAAACAatcgattaaaataaaaaaaacgtcaTAAGTGACGTAATAAAACTCATTTATATTAACGGGATTATGATGTATCGAATAGTAAGGGCGATTTACGACTAATAGCCCGCGCCTTAGAAATCAGTTCTGTAGGAAATTTTAAGCTTCAAATGTTATATGAACATGGGTTCGATTGTCAACCGTTattcattcaaaatactgtattaatcataCCTCAATTTGGAAGCAGATTTTTCAGCACCCCTCCTACCACTACAATGCACTTGGCCGCACGAATGTGAATGGCGCACACAGCATTCCGTACTTCGGCACAGCTGTCCCTGATGAGCGCAACAGCATGCACAATATGGACAGACCTTTCTTCTCCTTCCTCCCATCCCCCATACTTCACGTCATAGCGCAGCGCAACCCTCCGTTTAATTTACTTTTCAATGTGTGTATTACGTTGCAAgcaactccaaagcctgattcacagtatgacGTTAGGATTTTTGCGAACAACTTTCAAACTAGTGATAAAAATcgaacccatgttcatatgacattttattctCAATATGGGCTATAGAACTTGTTCCTGAAGCGTGGGTTGTGGCCGTGAATCACTCTGCAtgctaaacatttttatttataggcctatccaTATTTTTTCTCCACCTAAATGCACGCATTAAGTTAGTAAAGAATATTCATTTCCTTTACAAAGGCTTACATAACAACTATTGTAAATGAGACTTTTTTTGTTCTGTTCTCTAATCACCTAATTTCTAATGGGGAAACATATTGGTTATTGCAGGAGTTCCTTGAAGCAGATTTCTCTCACTAGCCATGCCTCTGAATGCAGACATATCTACAGCACTCCAGTTGCTGGAACACATACAGCATACAATCAACATTAGTGATGATGCCAAGCTCCAAGCTCAGACTAGTGATGACCTGAATTTGCTCATCTCCGTTTTGGAGAACCCTATTCTGCGTGGTATTGTTTCTGTTCAGGTAAACAAGTAGTTCCTGTAACCTTTAACATAGCCTATTTAGTTCTTACATTCACACCAAAGGTGAATTTGAGTTTTCCTTAAATGATTGCACCATTAGGTCCATGTTGCCCTGtataatatcaaaagatcctcttttttttaagaaattgccATTTTTGTAAATACTTATTGACACAGTCATGGCCAATTTACATCTGCACGAGAGGgggtgtgtgtgcgcgcgcgcgcgtttTTTTTGCTGCTATCATGAAATCTCAGTGTGACGTCCATCAGAAAATCCTATTATTTACACTTTATTTTGAGAAGTATGTTATAATGAAAAAACAATTATGCATGCAAAGTTgttttgatgttatattagacaaTGCAAAGTTATTTCGCAACATACTTTGGCGCTTTCATTTACTACTTCTGTGTTTAGAGTTCCTGTAAGATTCAGCAAACTCAAGAAATCCACCATGCCTGTACAAAACTACAAGGAATATACATACcactcaattttaaaattatagcacAAAGGAATTATTCGAGTTAGAAAGAGTTactgaataaataatatacacatgGTTTCAAGTAGTGCTTATCTTTAGTGTCTTTTGTTTTTCTCAATAATTTATCTTTTGCAAACTATTGAGGTTCACCCAATAACATGAGAATCAATGATTCTTGCTATAGAAACAACGTAGGACAAAGATCATATGCACACAGGATGTTACACTTACAGTACTATgttcaaaataaaaacagaacacgtataataataaaatctgcAACCAATAGTAGATAAAATAAGGATGTAAAGGTTAAAAAGATATCGACTttaaaaattgttgtatgtaataaTGAAATGATCACAAGTAATGATAacgtaaaaatgaaatatctttGTATTATAATGTATGAGATTTTAGTGGGAGATTTAAaatatgtacagcagtggcaaaaaaaaaaccggaccaacccttgcagctgatttcagaaccttgttcactccagagcacgatagactggtaactaagactttcgtggttcgaatccttccttggaaggaaacttttttttattccttattcaaatttattcccaatacttttcgattgttggtaaaattcatgttctgggaataataagttaattaagtagtaaaatatcgctgcaatcgaaaagtattgggaataaatttgaataaggaacaaagaaattttccttcccaggcaggattcgaaccacggaagtcttagttaccagtctattgtgctctggagtgaataaggttctgaaatcagctaaaaggatcggtccagttttttttgccactactgtacataaaactTAAAAGTACGCTAAACAGAAGTCTGCTAATTATACTGAAACAATACTGTATTACTAATGCATACAACTACTGTTATTGCTACTGCATAGGAAAGTAGGGATCATAacgaattttatataattttattgaagtatCTACTGATAATGCGAGAGTCTTCTTAGTCTCCTTCACTTCTGCTGGTTTTCTTATCTTTCATGTGAAACCTTCTGTGATGAAATCAAATGAAAGGTTCACTGTATATGATGCATTCAATTTTGAGTGACCCTCGTATGAATGAgtcttatttgaaataaattttagatCGTTTGTGTAACGAGTTTTATTATTTCTGTTCTTAATATTTATGCTTTAATATACAGGATGGACCGcttgaatgtacctaatttcaattgtatgtgactggtgaacgatTGAAGCTAGAACCTTACGGTAATGttaaaggaaaactcaacaattTTCAAATCCTGCCAGTAGATAGTGCGTAGATTGTATTGAGTGCCAAAATGGCGACACCACAGATGAAAGTGCAAACTGTGttgtatgcggagtttaaatcaattgttagagttcaaagggagtataggcgagtgtttaaccatgatgctccaactgctaaaagcattaagaagttgcacaatacatttttagctacaggatcggtgttgaagaagcatggggGTGGTCGTAGAACATGCGACAAATTGGTTGCAAATGTACAAGCAGTGTATGAGCGAAGCCCACAGAAGTTATTGAGAAGAGCTTCatgggaacttcaagtaccaaaatcaacattgcaacgaattgtctacaaacgtctcaaactatatgcatacaaagtgcagtaaatgcaacgtctggagccagatgacaaacccaaacgagtggaattcgtcAATATGATGCTAGACTGTCTCGGTGCTGATCCTGATTTTATGTCCAAGATTTCTTTCTCTgcggctacgtcaaagataaagtgtacgccaccccagtcagaggCCTTcatgatcttcgggagcgcatcatagaggctattgagagcattccagaagacatgctcgaacgtgcttggcaagaaattgtTCATCGcttcgatatcgtcacagtgacagctggagctcacgtagagatatggtggtGTGCATattgaaacttgttgagttttcctttcatataaggCGTTACtataggtttctatcttcaaccgtttaccagtcgcatacaattgaaattaggtatatTCGAGCGGTCCAGCCTGTATATTGTACAAATAACTTTAATGAGCAGCAAATTGAATGCTAGAAAGAACTTACTGAGAGAAGATATGTGACTGTGTAGGATTCACTGAGTGAGCTGAATCAACAGTTACAACAGCATCCTTCAATATTACCAGTGGATTTTGATATAACTCCGTGCGGTGATCTTGTACTGAATGTACCGCCTCCAGTGGATCTCTAT
This genomic interval carries:
- the bisc gene encoding TM2 domain-containing protein biscotti, encoding MTSWCYTVIILMVLLYSVHISADYHVECSTLRMGQYICPDPDPSYDYIDPKTQQPYGCTKENKAKVQCRAAEGINCTETKNSTFKREIPCKWTNGYSFETAMLLSIFLGMFGADRFYLGYPAIGLLKFCTLGFMFLGQLVDIILIATQVVGPADGSHYVIPYYGAGIEVIRSNNWTYKLPQHDCEFDNSLLNRNTKT